A single region of the Tachyglossus aculeatus isolate mTacAcu1 chromosome X1, mTacAcu1.pri, whole genome shotgun sequence genome encodes:
- the EIF2AK2 gene encoding interferon-induced, double-stranded RNA-activated protein kinase isoform X1 has protein sequence MANAPEPRIHSAHLHEYCQKKGLKLVYRDISKTGPDHNLQFTVQVIIEGREFPEASGSSKKKAKDAAAKLALKILTKDNQIEKSLASPELKPPPSESTSESSSAYNNYMGLVNQWAQVEGLHLDIDFSHKYDNVSMLPSSSCVLTVGKYQATGDGKNKQKAKQKAAELVYEQIKLDKASVSGGSSIEFRDSGPPHRNGFSEDLSERKMEDLSSDDFSLTKQDTGFLPLRRNLQFSHKEQKPGRAWGKSCREILPESQVPPLRTPISGERKCQTVPWKPKRPLAAKFGLGKSENNEVKLSADKHFNSTYEGMSLISSGGFGQVFKARSRLDKQYYAIKRVKFNEGSVVREVKALAKLSHEHIVRYYSCWEGLDFDPEKSNNNSSSMRCLYIVMQLCEKGTLNNWIDRRRNKEMDKTLSLNIFQQITSGVEYIHSQTLIHRDLKPENIFVVDENNIKIGDFGLATSLIAKEKTVGRGTERYMSPEQRLSTKYGTEVDIFALGLILFELLHICPTASEVYRIWDKIRVCEFPVEFVDRHPKEKKLLQKLLSQKPEQRPKASEILIVLKHLTEEDVVTYTC, from the exons ATGGCGAACGCTCCTGAACCCCGTATCCATTCGGCCCATCTTCACGAATATTGTCAGAAGAAAGGACTGAAGCTCGTCTACCGGGACATCTCAAAAACCGGCCCCGATCATAACCTGCA ATTTACCGTTCAGGTTATCATAGAGGGCAGAGAATTTCCTGAAGCCTCAGGCTCATCCAAGAAGAAAGCAAAGGATGCTGCGGCCAAATTGGCCCTGAAGATCCTCACGAAGGACAACCAG ATTGAGAAGTCCCTGGCTTCCCCAGAGTTAAAACCACCACCATCAGAGTCAACAAGCGAAAGCTCCTCAGCGTATAACAATTACATGGGCCTCGTCAATCAGTGGGCACAAGTGGAAGGATTACATTTAGATATAGATTTCTCCCATAAATATGACAACGTTTCTATGCTACCGAG TTCTTCATGTGTGTTGACTGTTGGAAAATATCAGGCTACTGGTGATGGAAAAAATAAACAGAAGGCAAAACAAAAAGCAGCCGAGCTTGTCTACGAACAGATAAAGTTAGATAAAGCTTCAGTG AGCGGCGGTTCCAGTATTGAATTTAGGGACTCCGGACCACCCCATCG AAATGGGTTTTCAGAAGATCTTTCAGAAAGAAAGATGGAGGATCTAAGTTCCGATGATTTTTCTCTTACG aAGCAAGACACGGgtttcctgcccttgagaagaAACTTACAGTTCAGTCATAAGGAGCAGAAGCCGGGAAGGGCTTGGGGAAAGAGCTGCCGGGAGATACTGCCAGAAAGCCAAGTCCCACCCTTGAGGACCCCGATCTCAGGAGAAAGG AAATGTCAAACTGTTCCATGGAAACCTAAAAG ACCACTGGCTGCAAAATTTGGGCTGGGCAAGTCTGAGAATAATGAAGTCAAGCTCAGTGCGGATAAACA TTTCAATAGCACCTACGAAGGCATGTCGTTAATCAGCTCCGGTGGATTTGGGCAAGTTTTCAAAGCAAGAAGTAGACTTGACAAGCAATATTATGCCATTAAACGTGTGAAATTTAATGAGGG GAGTGTTGTCCGGGAAGTGAAAGCTTTGGCAAAACTTAGTCATGAACATATTGTTCGCTATTATTCTTGCTGGGAAGGACTTGACTTTGATCCTGAGAAAAGCAACAATAACTCAAG CTCAATGAGGTGCCTTTACATCGTAATGCAGCTGTGTGAAAAAGGGACACTAAATAACTGGATTGATCGGAGAAGAAACAAGGAAATGGACAAGACTTTGTCTCTGAACATTTTTCAACAAATAACGTCAGGGGTGGAATATATTCATTCCCAAACATTGATTCACAGGGACCTGAAG ccAGAGAACATATTTGTAGTGGATGAAAACAATATTAAAATTGGTGATTTCGGCCTTGCGACTTCCCTGATAGCCAAAGAGAAGACTGTCGGCAGGGGAACAGAGAGGTACATGAGTCCGGAACAG CGTCTTTCAACTAAATACGGAACTGAAGTGGATATCTTTGCACTGGGATTAATTCTTTTCGAACTTCTGCACATCTGTCCCACTGCTTCGGAAGTTTACAGG ATCTGGGATAAAATAAGAGTCTGCGAATTTCCAGTTGAATTCGTCGATCGGCATCCAAAAGAG AAAAAACTGCTCCAGAAACTACTCTCCCAAAAACCGGAGCAGCGGCCCAAAGCGTCTGAAATATTGATAGTTTTGAAGCATCTAACGGAAGAAGACGTCGTCACCTATACCTGTTAA
- the EIF2AK2 gene encoding interferon-induced, double-stranded RNA-activated protein kinase isoform X2, whose product MANAPEPRIHSAHLHEYCQKKGLKLVYRDISKTGPDHNLQFTVQVIIEGREFPEASGSSKKKAKDAAAKLALKILTKDNQIEKSLASPELKPPPSESTSESSSAYNNYMGLVNQWAQVEGLHLDIDFSHKYDNVSMLPSSSCVLTVGKYQATGDGKNKQKAKQKAAELVYEQIKLDKASVSGGSSIEFRDSGPPHRNGFSEDLSERKMEDLSSDDFSLTKCQTVPWKPKRPLAAKFGLGKSENNEVKLSADKHFNSTYEGMSLISSGGFGQVFKARSRLDKQYYAIKRVKFNEGSVVREVKALAKLSHEHIVRYYSCWEGLDFDPEKSNNNSSSMRCLYIVMQLCEKGTLNNWIDRRRNKEMDKTLSLNIFQQITSGVEYIHSQTLIHRDLKPENIFVVDENNIKIGDFGLATSLIAKEKTVGRGTERYMSPEQRLSTKYGTEVDIFALGLILFELLHICPTASEVYRIWDKIRVCEFPVEFVDRHPKEKKLLQKLLSQKPEQRPKASEILIVLKHLTEEDVVTYTC is encoded by the exons ATGGCGAACGCTCCTGAACCCCGTATCCATTCGGCCCATCTTCACGAATATTGTCAGAAGAAAGGACTGAAGCTCGTCTACCGGGACATCTCAAAAACCGGCCCCGATCATAACCTGCA ATTTACCGTTCAGGTTATCATAGAGGGCAGAGAATTTCCTGAAGCCTCAGGCTCATCCAAGAAGAAAGCAAAGGATGCTGCGGCCAAATTGGCCCTGAAGATCCTCACGAAGGACAACCAG ATTGAGAAGTCCCTGGCTTCCCCAGAGTTAAAACCACCACCATCAGAGTCAACAAGCGAAAGCTCCTCAGCGTATAACAATTACATGGGCCTCGTCAATCAGTGGGCACAAGTGGAAGGATTACATTTAGATATAGATTTCTCCCATAAATATGACAACGTTTCTATGCTACCGAG TTCTTCATGTGTGTTGACTGTTGGAAAATATCAGGCTACTGGTGATGGAAAAAATAAACAGAAGGCAAAACAAAAAGCAGCCGAGCTTGTCTACGAACAGATAAAGTTAGATAAAGCTTCAGTG AGCGGCGGTTCCAGTATTGAATTTAGGGACTCCGGACCACCCCATCG AAATGGGTTTTCAGAAGATCTTTCAGAAAGAAAGATGGAGGATCTAAGTTCCGATGATTTTTCTCTTACG AAATGTCAAACTGTTCCATGGAAACCTAAAAG ACCACTGGCTGCAAAATTTGGGCTGGGCAAGTCTGAGAATAATGAAGTCAAGCTCAGTGCGGATAAACA TTTCAATAGCACCTACGAAGGCATGTCGTTAATCAGCTCCGGTGGATTTGGGCAAGTTTTCAAAGCAAGAAGTAGACTTGACAAGCAATATTATGCCATTAAACGTGTGAAATTTAATGAGGG GAGTGTTGTCCGGGAAGTGAAAGCTTTGGCAAAACTTAGTCATGAACATATTGTTCGCTATTATTCTTGCTGGGAAGGACTTGACTTTGATCCTGAGAAAAGCAACAATAACTCAAG CTCAATGAGGTGCCTTTACATCGTAATGCAGCTGTGTGAAAAAGGGACACTAAATAACTGGATTGATCGGAGAAGAAACAAGGAAATGGACAAGACTTTGTCTCTGAACATTTTTCAACAAATAACGTCAGGGGTGGAATATATTCATTCCCAAACATTGATTCACAGGGACCTGAAG ccAGAGAACATATTTGTAGTGGATGAAAACAATATTAAAATTGGTGATTTCGGCCTTGCGACTTCCCTGATAGCCAAAGAGAAGACTGTCGGCAGGGGAACAGAGAGGTACATGAGTCCGGAACAG CGTCTTTCAACTAAATACGGAACTGAAGTGGATATCTTTGCACTGGGATTAATTCTTTTCGAACTTCTGCACATCTGTCCCACTGCTTCGGAAGTTTACAGG ATCTGGGATAAAATAAGAGTCTGCGAATTTCCAGTTGAATTCGTCGATCGGCATCCAAAAGAG AAAAAACTGCTCCAGAAACTACTCTCCCAAAAACCGGAGCAGCGGCCCAAAGCGTCTGAAATATTGATAGTTTTGAAGCATCTAACGGAAGAAGACGTCGTCACCTATACCTGTTAA